The nucleotide sequence CTCTTTTTGGCTTCGGCTCTGATACAGATCCGCATCGGCGTTATTAAACAGTGCACCCACTTTGTACGGAAAAACATAGGCATTATGTGCCCCGAACGTGTTGGTATAGCCCAGATTGAGCCGGTACTTTAGGGCATCCACTATCGAAACCTCCGCATAGCCATTCAGGATGGCCGAGGTAGTCCGGGTTTCGGGCACCTCCAAGTTCAGTTGCGCCACCGGGCTTGCAATGTTCACTACCGGCCCATAGGCCCCGCCGTAGCCGCCCACCGCCGTTGGGTCATACACTTCAAACACCGGAATCATTTTCAGGGCCGAGCCAACAGGGCCGCCTCCCTGGCCGCCCCAGCCACCTGCCATCGTGCGCCAGTATTCACGGGTCAGAATAATCGTTTCGCCAATCCGGATCCGGCCTTTGGTAAAGTCCGACTTCAACCGCAGGTTGTAACGGTCATAATCTGTTTTCTTCACAATGCCTTGCTGATCGAGGTAGCCGCCCGACAGGTTGTAGGTGAAATTCTCGCCGCCACCGCTGGCCCCCAGCGTGTAGTTCTGCATGGGGGCGGTTCGGTAGATTTCTTTCTGCCAATCCGTGCCAGCGCCTAACGATTCGGGGTTTTGGGCAATGTCCAGGCGGGGGAGGCCAGCGTTGTCGTGCGCGGCATTGCTGACGGAGGCCCACTCGGAGGCGTTCAGCACGTCTATCTTCTTAGCTATCTGCTGCACGCCATAATAGGCGTTGAAGTCGATGCGGTTCTCCCCTTTTTTGCCCCCTTTGGTGGTAATCAGCACAACGCCATTAGCGGCGCGCGATCCATAGATGGCCGCAGCAGAGGCATCTTTCAGGATATCGAACGAAGCAATATCTGTTGGTTGCAGATTGTTGATGTTGTCTACCTGCACGCCATCCACGATGTAGAGTGGGTCGTTGTTGTTGAGCGAACCGGCTCCTCGAACAATCACGCGCACACCCGACCCAGGATTGCCGCCAGACGACTCTATTTGCACTCCGGCCACGCGGCCCTGCAATGACTTCTGTACTGTATTCGTGCCCTGCGTGCGCAGGTCTTCAGCCTTCACAGTGGCAATGGAGCCCGTTACGTCTTGCCGGCGCTGCGTGCCATACCCCACTACCACCACTTCGTCGAGGGCTTTCGCATCGTTTTGCAGCGTAACGGTCAGATCAGTGCGACCATTGACTGCCACTTCCTGGTTGGCGAAGCCAATGGAAGAAATAACCAACGTAGCGTTGCCATCGGGCAGAGTCAAACTGAAGTTACCATCAGCATCGGTAGCGGTACCAAGGGTGCTTCCCTTCACTACCACTGTGGCTCCCGGAATGGCTTCTTTGTTTGGTCCCACAACGCGCCCCTTTACCGGCACTGGCACTTGTTGTGCGCCCCTGCCAGGGAGGGCTACACTGGCATAAGCAATCGATTGCCTAAAGGCACTTACCGTTTGCTCTGCTCTCTGACGCTCAGCGTAGCCACGTACCAACGCACTGGTTACCGGACTTTCTGCAACCGCCAAACCAGGTTTGGGTGCGCAGACAAGCAAAAGCGACAACAGCTTAGGAAAAGTAGAGTTGGACATAAGAAACTGTTAAGTGTTGAAGATTACGAAAACACATAGCCTCTGAAAAACAAAGACTTACAATAAGCTTGCTACTCACGGAGGGAGAGAATATGCTGACAGAGTCTCAGCTTCCCTTCATGCACCAACTGTCTACTGGGAGGGCAAACACTCGAACGACTTCGAGCTAGCCTAGCCCCGATACCTCATGACCACCTAGGGCCTACAACCAGCCACACGCCAGTTCACACCTTATGTTTACTTGTGCAAACGATTGTGATTTCATCATGCCTGCTTGGCTTTCAGAAAGCATTTCTCTAGCACCTAAAACGATTTTGCTAGCACAGCAACCCCAATCCATTCAGTCCGGGTATCCCCTCGTTTCAGTACCCTGCCATCAGCCCAAGGAAGCAACTTACCCAAGCTATATACAAGCTCGTCAGTTAAGAATCCTACTACACCTTCTACCACAAATTGCCTGAAAGCTTGCGACCGTTCACTGATTGTAGTTCGAACAGTTAGTATGAGCCGCTTACTCACACCAAGCCAGTTTATTGCTTGTGCACGCGCTTGGTTGGTATTGCTGATTCTTTACAACAGAAAAAGGGCAGGGTCCCATCTTCCGATGAAACCCTGCCCTTATATGCTAGGTGCGCTGCTAGTACTGTTGAGTTATCTGTGCAAAAGTATAGAAGCCAAACGATTGCTACCTGTTTAAAACAGGCTTGGTGACTCTGTTTTCAGTTGAGCAATGATGGTTTGACCGCCTTTTACCTTTTCACCGAGCTGTACTCTAATGTCGGTGTCGAGTGGCACAAAGATGTCGACGCGAGACCCGAACTTGATAAAGCCGAACTCTTCACCTTGGTTCACTTCGTCGCCCTCATTCACATACCATACAATACGCCGCGCCATGGCACCAGCAATCTGGCGAAATAACACAAGCGGACCGGCTTCGCTTTCCACTACTACCGTGGTCCGCTCATTCTTGGTGCTACTTTTCGGGTGCCACGCCACCAAGTAATTGCCGGGATGATACTTGAAGTACCGCACGATACCCGAAATCGGATTGCGCGTGATATGCACATTGATTGGCGACATGAAGATGCTGATCTGCTTGCGCTCATCGTTGAAGTACTCGGTTTCCTGCACGTTTTCAATAACTACCACCTTTCCGTCGGCCGGAGCGGTAATAAGGTCTTCGTGCGTGAATAGCCGACGAGCCGGACTCCGGAAAAACTGGAGCAGCGTCAGGAATACCAACACCGAGATACCGGCGAAAATCTGATTGAACGTAGCGTGGCGCGCATTCACGCGAAACAAGACCAGATTAACAGCCAGCAAGGCCAGCAGGGTGAAAAACAGAATGCGTCGACCTTCTTTGTGAATCTTCATAAATCACTGATTTGCGCTAATATAAGTTGAGTACGCTGATTCCGGCGTTTCAACCAAAGATCAGAGCAAATGGACCAGTTAAACTGGTCTAAATGCCACCGTAGAACAGAGAGTAGTGAACAGTAAATTCCCCTTCGGGATGCCCTGCTTCCTATACCTAACAAATAATAGCCCGAGCCGCCGGCCCGGGCTATTCAAAAACAAATATAGTGGGTTCAGGACCACACTTCAGCTTTGTTGCTATCCGCGTTTAAGCTGAAATAAACCGGCATTATCACCAGCGTTGAACGCTTGTGTGCCTGCTCGTGCTTACCACTTAGAAGCCGCCGCGGAACTTATACGTTTGCGCTACCTTATCGATGGCTACCACGTAGGCGGCGATGCGCATCGGTACATTATATTTTTGTGACGTGGCGTACACTTTTTCAAAAGCATCCGACATGATGCGGTCGGCCCGCTCGGTTACCATTTCTTCGGTCCACTTGAAGCCCTGCCGGTTCTGCACCCACTCGAAGTAGGATACCGTAACACCACCGGAGTTAGCCAAGATGTCGGGTACCACCATGATGCCTTTCTCATTGATAATGGGGTCGGCGGAAGCGGCCGTTGGGCCATTGGCGCCTTCTACAATCAGCTTGGCTTTGATGTCGTGGGCGTTGTGCTCTGTGATTACGTCTTCCACGGCAGCCGGCACCAATACATCTACATCAGCAATGAGAAGGTCGTCGGCATTTTCCATCAGCACTGCACCCGTGAAACCGTCGAGGCGGCCTTTGTGCGCGTTTTTGTAGGCTACTGCCTCGTCGATGTTGATGCCAGCTTCGTTCCAGTAAGCACCGCTGATATCGGAAATGCACTTGATGCGCACACCTTGCTCGCTGAGGAGTTTAGCAGCCCAGGTGCCCACATTGCCAAAGCCTTGCACGGCAGCCGAAACCTGCTTGGGGTCCATGCCCAGCTTTTTCATGGCAGCCAGCGCCGATACCATAACACCACGCCCGGTAGCTTCGGTACGGCCCAATGAGCCTCCCATTACCAGCGGCTTGCCTGTTACAACGGCCGGCGACGTAGCACCCACCGTCTTCGAGAATTCGTCCATCAGCCACGCCATTTCGCGCGGACCGGTGCCCATGTCGGGTGCAGGAATATCTTTGTCGGGACCAAACACGTCTTTCATCGACATGGTGTAGCCCCGCGTGAGACGCTCGATTTCGCCGGCGCTCATGGTGGTAGGGTCGCAGATGATACCGCCTTTTGCACCGCCGTAAGGCAAGTCAACAACGGCGCACTTCCAGGTCATCCAGGCAGCCAGGGCCTTCACCTCGTCGAGGTGGACGTTTTTATCATAACGAATACCCCCCTTGGACGGGCCGAGGATGGTATTGTGCACTACGCGGTAGCCTTCGAAAACGCGCACCTTCCCATTGTCCATGGTAACAGGGATATGCACGATTACCTGCTTATCGGGTGCTTTCAGCACTTCATAGGTTTCATCGTCGAGGCCCAGAATTTCCGTGGCCACGTTGAAACGCGACATCATGGATTCTAGAGGATTTTCGCGGTCCAAAAGAGGAGCCGGTTCTTTGTACACCGTGGTGGCAGCCATACGTGTAAGAGTGAAGGATTGGGGTGGGGAATGAGAAAAAACGGCAGCTACTAACGGTGGGATGTTGCAGCCGCGCGCGGAATTGACGGGTCAAAGGTAGGTGGTTTCGCACATACGAAAGGCAGCTCGATGAGGTGCTATGCTCTCAGCCTCAACGGGAGAGACAAGGATGTTTATTTGAGAATCACTATATTATGAACCGCTATAACACAGCTAATAGCGCTTCAGCAAATTCCAATCCGACAATTATAAAATCACATAATTTATTTTGGTTACCCAACCACTAATTGCAGCAACGCTAGTACCGGTAGAATAAAAAGGAAGGCATCGAACCGGTCGAGCAAGCCACCGTGGCCGGGCATAATGCGGCCCGAATCTTTCACGCCTACGCTGCGCTTGAGCATGGACTCGGCTAGGTCGCCGAGGGGGCCGAAGACGGCTACGACTCCTGCTACCACGAGGCGGTAGGTCAACGAAAGTTCGGGTAGCAAGTAACCCATAGCCCAGCCCATTGCCAACGTCAGCAAGAACCCACCAATGGCGCCTTCCCAGGTTTTGCCGGGCGAGATTTTAGGAGCCAGCTTGTGCTTGCCGAACGTTTTGCCGGCGGCATACGCGCCAATATCCGACGACCAGACCAAGAACAACAACGCCAAGATGCGGCGGTAATCATAGCCTACCGGGCCGTAGGCTACCAGGCTCAGGAAGCTCATCGGCAAGCTTACATACAGCAACCCGAGCAGGTTGATACCCACGTTGGCGAAAGGGTTTATCTGCTGGTTTACTCGGGGCCACGCATACATCTCCCGCATAATCAGCACAACGGGCAGCAATATCACTACGCCTATCACGGCAGAGCCTGCCAAATGAAAGTCGGCGGCAGCAACGGGCAGTGCCTCGTCCGTTAGGTGAGCAAACACGGTGACGCCCAGGATGCCGGCAAAAATCAGGAGGCTGATGCCCCCGCCCAGCAAGGCGGCCGGCTTGTACCCTGCTACCCGCATCATGCGGTAGAACTCCCATAGCATCCGCATCTGAACCAAGCCGAAAAAGGCAGCAAAGGTCCAGACGCTGTACCACACGCAGCCCAGCAGCATAACCGCCCCAATCACGCCGAAGAGGAGCCGCTGGCCAAGGTTGGACATGGGCTTTTTGCCCGGCGCAGTGGGTTGGGGAGAGGCAGTGGCGGCGGGAGCGTCGGACAAAGGAGTTGCTGATTTCTGGTTGTAAAGTTTCCGGTTGCTGCACTATCGAAGCCTAGTTGAACAGCAACCAGAACCCAACAATAAGTAAACCAAAACTAACTTTTACTTACGTCAACCCCGTCGTGGTTGATGGTGCGGCCAACAACGGGCACCCGCTGGGTGGTGTGGGCGGCTACCCCGCCGCCGCTTAGCGTGCGTAGTTCGGTGGGGTGCAGGTCGGCGGCGGGGCGCAGGGTGTGCCGGTAGAGCTGCCAGAGCAGGGCTCCGGTTATCAGCAACGACAACAACTGCAACCACCAAGGCAAGGCTTCGTTGGAATCAGGATCAAAGGTGGCAGCCGTTAGCATTTGGCGCTGCTGCAGGTAGAGCAGCACAATCTGGAAACCGTTCTGGGTGAAGTGCGCCACCATGGGCACCAGAATATTACCGCTCCACTCGTATAAGTATCCAAGTACTAGCCCTAATACAAAGCGCGGCACAAAGCCAAAGAACTGGAAGTGAATGGCGCTGAAGATAGCCGCTGCCAGCCATACCCCTACGTGCCGCGACCCAAACCATTGCACCAGGTTGCGCTGAATCACGCCCCGAAACACCAGTTCCTCGCTGATGGCTGGTACCACGGCAATGACTATCAGGCCGACTATAAACCGCCCGAAGGAAGTGAATTGGGTGAGGTACTTGGTGAGTACCTGCGCCCGATCTTCCATTTCGCGGGCCCCTTTCTCGAACTCCTGCAGAAAGCCGGGGAAATGGGCTTTGGCGTTCCACTCCACCAGCCCCGACATAAACGGCACGCTGCATATAATAATAGCGAGTGCCAGCCCTAGCCACGCCAGCGGCACCGGCCGGCGCGGCGCAAAGTAGTCGGCCCAGGTGTAGCCCGTGAGCAGCGGCAATGCAAGGGCCGCGCCCCCAAAGCCCACGAACAGAAATACGCCCTGCGTGAGCATCGAAACGCCCCAGCCGTTGGGGTAGGTGTCGGGCATGTTGGTTACGTTGCCGATTTCCAGCAGCCCCACCCCAAACAGTAGGTTGCTGAGCACGGCCATCAGAAAACCAGCCACACAAACGGCCAGCAGCATCAAGCCCACCAGCAACAGCAGATTGGCAAAGGGGTGCAATCGGCTGGACACGAAACCTTTCATAGCGAATTGGGGTCTTGGGAGCTTAAGGTCTAAGAACTTGGTTTTGGGAAGGGCAACAGCCTCTACCATCAGTATTTCGCTTGCACGAAATACAAGCGCTTGGAATCCCGAGCTTCTAAGTCCCTAGAAGACGTAAATTTGCTGAAAATCCGCTAACCTTCTCTATCCGTGGTATACATCCGCGACCTTACTCTGCCTGATTTCCCGTTGCTGCTCGCGCCCATGGAGGACGTGTCGGACCCGCCGTTTCGGGCCGTGTGCAAAGCCAACGGAGCCGATTTAATGTACACCGAGTTTATTTCCTCGGAAGGCCTCATCCGGGACGCCGCCAAGAGCCGCAAAAAGCTCGACGTGTTCGACTATGAGCGGCCCATCGGCATCCAGTTGTTCGGCTCCGACGTGGAGACGATGGGCGAGTGTGCGCGCATCAGCACCCTGGCCGGCCCCGACCTCATCGACATCAACTACGGCTGCCCGGTGAAGCAGGTGGCGTGCCGCGGTGCCGGCGCGGCCCTGTTGCGCGACGTACCGAAGATGGTGGAAATGACCTCAGCCGTGGTGAAAGCTACGCACCTACCCGTGACCGTGAAAACTCGCCTCGGCTGGGACGATGCCACCAAGAACGTAGAGGATGTAGCCGAACGCCTACAGGATATTGGTATAGAAGCGCTTACCGTACACGGCCGCACCCGCGTGCAGATGTATAAAGGCGACGCCGACTGGCGCCTGATTGCCAAAATCAAAGAGAACCCCCGCATTCGGATTCCTATCTTCGGCAACGGCGACATTGACTCGCCGCAAAAAGCCGTGGAGTACAAAAACCGCTACGGCGTAGATGGCGTCATGATTGGGCGGGCCAGCATTGGTTACCCCTGGATATTCCGGGAGGTGAAGCACTACGTGGCAACCGGCGAGCTACTGGCGCCCCCCACCGTGGAGGAACGTGTGAATATGTGCCGCATGCACTTCGATAAGAGCATCGAATGGAAAGGGCAGCGCGTGGGCATCTTCGAGATGCGCCGCCACTACGCCCAGTACTTCCGCGGCCTCGAAGGCGCCAAAAGCTGGCGCATGCGCCTCGTTGAAACCGACTCGGTGGAAGAAGTCCACTCCATTCTCGACGAAATAATTGCTGCCGAGCCCGTTTTGGTGGGGTAATTGTTTTGTCTCTGTCGTTGGGGCACGCCAGACCAGACTGGTGTGCCTTTACGGCTTTTTGCGCCGCTACTCTTGTATGTCTACCACTCCCGCCCCAGCCGTAACGGCTGCCCCTAGCACTCCACCCGTAGCGCCCCCACCCCCCGTTAAGATTCCGGCTTCGGCTTGGGGACTGCTTGTTATCCTGGCCAGCATTTGGGGCACTTCCTTTATTCTGATGAAGAAGGGCCTGGTGGTGTTCTCGGCACTAGAGCTAGGAGCGGCGCGTGTGAGTGTAGCGGCGCTGCTGTTGCTGCCGTTCGCGCTGAAGCACCTTGGCAAAGTAGATCGGGGCCGCTTTAAATGGCTGCTGCTAAGCGGCGTAGTGGGCACCCTGATTCCGGCGTTTCTGTTTGCGTACGCTGAAACCCGGCTGGCCTCTGGGTTGGCGGGTGTGCTCAATGCGCTTACTGTGGTGTTCACCTTGGTAGTGGGCGCCGCTTTGTTCGGGCAGAAACTGACGGGGTTACGGGTGCTCGGTATTACACTGGGCCTGGTGGGCACGGTGGTACTAATGCTGCTGGGCGGCAGCGGCGGGGCGGCCACCCCTTCCGGCGAAGGCAACGCCTGGTACGGGCTCTACATCGTGCTGGCTACGCTTG is from Hymenobacter tibetensis and encodes:
- a CDS encoding phosphatidylserine decarboxylase family protein, with amino-acid sequence MKIHKEGRRILFFTLLALLAVNLVLFRVNARHATFNQIFAGISVLVFLTLLQFFRSPARRLFTHEDLITAPADGKVVVIENVQETEYFNDERKQISIFMSPINVHITRNPISGIVRYFKYHPGNYLVAWHPKSSTKNERTTVVVESEAGPLVLFRQIAGAMARRIVWYVNEGDEVNQGEEFGFIKFGSRVDIFVPLDTDIRVQLGEKVKGGQTIIAQLKTESPSLF
- the dusB gene encoding tRNA dihydrouridine synthase DusB gives rise to the protein MVYIRDLTLPDFPLLLAPMEDVSDPPFRAVCKANGADLMYTEFISSEGLIRDAAKSRKKLDVFDYERPIGIQLFGSDVETMGECARISTLAGPDLIDINYGCPVKQVACRGAGAALLRDVPKMVEMTSAVVKATHLPVTVKTRLGWDDATKNVEDVAERLQDIGIEALTVHGRTRVQMYKGDADWRLIAKIKENPRIRIPIFGNGDIDSPQKAVEYKNRYGVDGVMIGRASIGYPWIFREVKHYVATGELLAPPTVEERVNMCRMHFDKSIEWKGQRVGIFEMRRHYAQYFRGLEGAKSWRMRLVETDSVEEVHSILDEIIAAEPVLVG
- a CDS encoding DMT family transporter, which codes for MSTTPAPAVTAAPSTPPVAPPPPVKIPASAWGLLVILASIWGTSFILMKKGLVVFSALELGAARVSVAALLLLPFALKHLGKVDRGRFKWLLLSGVVGTLIPAFLFAYAETRLASGLAGVLNALTVVFTLVVGAALFGQKLTGLRVLGITLGLVGTVVLMLLGGSGGAATPSGEGNAWYGLYIVLATLGYGFSVNIIKHHFHGIPAVAVTSLLLFFIGGPALAFLLVGTDFLSKLATVPGAWPAFGYIALLATMSTAVAMVLFNKLIQSSTALFASSNTYLIPVVALGWGLLDGEDFNLWHLLGMGIILLSVAIIHRAK
- a CDS encoding phosphatidate cytidylyltransferase, whose translation is MSDAPAATASPQPTAPGKKPMSNLGQRLLFGVIGAVMLLGCVWYSVWTFAAFFGLVQMRMLWEFYRMMRVAGYKPAALLGGGISLLIFAGILGVTVFAHLTDEALPVAAADFHLAGSAVIGVVILLPVVLIMREMYAWPRVNQQINPFANVGINLLGLLYVSLPMSFLSLVAYGPVGYDYRRILALLFLVWSSDIGAYAAGKTFGKHKLAPKISPGKTWEGAIGGFLLTLAMGWAMGYLLPELSLTYRLVVAGVVAVFGPLGDLAESMLKRSVGVKDSGRIMPGHGGLLDRFDAFLFILPVLALLQLVVG
- a CDS encoding CPBP family intramembrane glutamic endopeptidase, with amino-acid sequence MKGFVSSRLHPFANLLLLVGLMLLAVCVAGFLMAVLSNLLFGVGLLEIGNVTNMPDTYPNGWGVSMLTQGVFLFVGFGGAALALPLLTGYTWADYFAPRRPVPLAWLGLALAIIICSVPFMSGLVEWNAKAHFPGFLQEFEKGAREMEDRAQVLTKYLTQFTSFGRFIVGLIVIAVVPAISEELVFRGVIQRNLVQWFGSRHVGVWLAAAIFSAIHFQFFGFVPRFVLGLVLGYLYEWSGNILVPMVAHFTQNGFQIVLLYLQQRQMLTAATFDPDSNEALPWWLQLLSLLITGALLWQLYRHTLRPAADLHPTELRTLSGGGVAAHTTQRVPVVGRTINHDGVDVSKS
- a CDS encoding Glu/Leu/Phe/Val family dehydrogenase, producing MAATTVYKEPAPLLDRENPLESMMSRFNVATEILGLDDETYEVLKAPDKQVIVHIPVTMDNGKVRVFEGYRVVHNTILGPSKGGIRYDKNVHLDEVKALAAWMTWKCAVVDLPYGGAKGGIICDPTTMSAGEIERLTRGYTMSMKDVFGPDKDIPAPDMGTGPREMAWLMDEFSKTVGATSPAVVTGKPLVMGGSLGRTEATGRGVMVSALAAMKKLGMDPKQVSAAVQGFGNVGTWAAKLLSEQGVRIKCISDISGAYWNEAGINIDEAVAYKNAHKGRLDGFTGAVLMENADDLLIADVDVLVPAAVEDVITEHNAHDIKAKLIVEGANGPTAASADPIINEKGIMVVPDILANSGGVTVSYFEWVQNRQGFKWTEEMVTERADRIMSDAFEKVYATSQKYNVPMRIAAYVVAIDKVAQTYKFRGGF